The Prevotella melaninogenica region GGTAGAAACTCCTAAAGAAAAGCCTACTGAAGATAGAAGTCTGAATCTGTTTGATTTCTGATTTTATAGCTTTATTACCGCAGTAATCCTTGCTTAGCATCACTAAAAAAGAAAAAGCGACATTAATAATTGTCGTTATTCATTTTTATTTGTATATTTGCAGTCATATTAATTTTTTGATAATAAGTTATGGCGCAAACTGATAATCATCTCGTCATTATGGCAGGTGGCGTAGGAGGTAGATTCTGGCCGATGAGTACAGCAGACTGTCCTAAGCAGTTTATTGATGTCTTAGGAGTAGGTAGATCACTCATCCAGCTGACCTATGATCGCTTTGCAGGTGTTGTTCCTTCTGACAATATGTGGGTTGTCACGAACCAAAAGTATGTCTCTTTAGTTCATGAACAGCTCCCAGAGATACCTCTGAATCATATCTTGAGCGAGCCTTGCCGTCGTAATACAGCACCTTGTATTGCATACGTGAGCTGGCGTATCAAGAAAGAGAACCCAAAGGCTAATATCGTGGTGTCACCAAGTGATCATATTGTGACCAATGAAGCGGAATTCAAACGTGTCATTTCTAACTGTTTGAAGTTTACTGCAGAAACGGATGCTGTGGTTACTTTGGGTATGAAACCAACACGTCCAGAGACGGGTTATGGCTATATACAAGCCGATCTTTCAACAGCTTCAGCGCGTAATCGCGAGATTTATCGTGTTGATCAGTTCCGTGAGAAGCCTGATTTACCAACTGCAGAACAATATATCAAGCAGAATAACTTCTTCTGGAATGCAGGAATCTTCATCTGGAGTGCCTCTACTATTGTCAATGCTTTCCGTATTTATCAGCCAAGTATAGCAAGAATTTTCGAGCGTATCATGGATGTATTGGATACTGCGGATGAACAGCGTGTGATTGATGAGGTTTATCCAGAGTGTGAGAATATCTCTGTTGATTATGCTATTATGGAAAAGGCTGAAGAGATATTTGTATGCCCTGCAGACTTTGGATGGAGTGATTTAGGAACTTGGGGCTCGTTGCTTGCTCAGACACAGCATGATATTTACGGTAATGCTGTTATTGGTAATGATGTTCATCTGTTTGATAGTAAGAACTGTATTGTACATACAACGGAGGAACGTAAGGTTGTTATTCAGGGGCTTGATGGCTATATTGTAGCTGAGCAGGATGGTAAATTGCTTATTTGTCGCCTTTCTGAAGAACAGCGTCTGAAGCAGTTTACAGGAGAAGGATAGGCTTATTCAATTCGAATTCGTAAATTAAAAGCTTGCGTAGGTACTTGTTTTATAAACGAGACCTACGCATATCTCTTTTATAACAAGAGGGCTATGTGAGATGTACTAATAGCTTGTTTAACGATTAAGAAGGCTGTTGTCTGATTGAGTTAACCAACTTTTCGTTCTCTTTCTGAGGTTCGTTTGTACTGTGTTAGGTCCCCGTACCATTGGTGTTCACCCTCCGCACGCCTCGTGCGAAGCCTTCGCACAGTATTTGCCAAGGATAGTAAGGATGTTAATTGACCTTATCTTATATAATAAGACTTTATTGATTAAGATAAAAGGAAGTCATTGTTAGACGGCTTAAAACCAAATATTCATGGTTATGAAACTAAAACTCAAGCATATTTTATTCTTTGTATTCTGTTTCCCATTTACGCTTTTTGCACAAGCTCAACAGCTTGTCAGACTCAATCCACAGCATTACTTTCAGCGTACAGTTCCTAAAGGAAACTATAGTGGGTTGACATGGTTGGGTGGTGATCGTTATGCAGTGGTTTCTGATAAGATGTCTGAAAGTGGCTTCTTTCGCTTTCGTATACAGATAGATTCTGTTAGTGGAGATATTAAAGACGTTGTGAATGAGGGCTTCCAATCATCGGGCGAGTTGAATAAGGATGAAGAGGGCATAGCTTTCTTTCCTAAGGACAGCACGTTGTTCATATCCCGTGAAGCAGATAATAGTATCTTAGAATATGGAATGAATGGTAAACTGACGGGGCGGAAGCTTGCTATTCCCTCCGTTTTCAGTACGGCTACACCGGCTTATAGTTTTGAAGCACTAACTTACAATGCCCATACGCATCGTTTTTGGACGACTTCTGAAAGTACGTTGAAGATAGATGGAGAACAAGCTAATGCAAAGAATCAAGTGAAGAATAGACTTCGTTTTCAAAGTTTTGATGACTCCTTTGTTCCTCAAGAACAGTATGCTTATTTGATGGATGCTGCGGAGATTCATCCTTCTGTGTCTAATTATGCAATGGGTGTACCAGCAATGGCAGCCTTAGATGATGGAAAATTACTTGTTTTAGAGCGTGAATTCGTGGTAACCTCAAGTAAAATTGGTTCGTTTGTAGAGAATAAGATTTATTGTGTTGACCCTTCGAAGTCTATGACTATCAGTCAAGAAAAAGCACTTGATACGGATAGTCCGTATATGCAGAAGACTTTGATTGCAACGTGGAAAACCTCCTTAGGACTGCTTCGTCAGAATCTTGCTAACTATGAGGGTATGTGTCTTGGCCCCCGCCTTGCAGACGGAAGTCAAGTTGTAGTACTTTGTGCTGACAGCCAAGACCAATATGGTGGTGTTCTTCGTGACTGGTTTCGTACGATTATTATTCGATGAATCCTATTCAACTTTGTGCTGCTTTTATTTCATCTTCTTATGAAGTTTGCGCAAAGCCTTGTCACGAATCTGGCGTACACGTTCGCGTTTTAATCCCATATCCTCCGCAATCTCTGCCATCGTATAGTGTGCTCCAGTCAATCCATAGATATAAGTGATGACCCTTTTTTCACGTTCATCAAGTACATCTAATCCTTTTTGGATTTCATTGCTGAGTATTTCTTGGTTAAGATGTTCGTCAGCATGCTTGGCATTTTCATTCTCAAGGATATGCTGAAGTGTGAAGTTATTGTTGCTACCTACTGGTACAGGCTGGTCAATAGAGATAGCATGTGAACGCTTCTGTTCAAATCTACTTGTCTCGTTCTTAGGAAGTTTATAGAGTGTTGCTTGCTCTTTGATAGCCTCTTCCATAGCTTTACGGATGTAAGGAGCCGCAAAGACAACAAAGCGTACACCTTTTGAACCATCAAACTTCTGTGCGGCATACATCATACCAATATTTCCTTCACTGATAAGGTCGTCTTCACCCAATCCTCGGTTATGGTATTGATGAGCCAATGAAACAACAAACTTCAAGTTAGCCTTGGTCAACTTCTCCAAAGCTCTTGCGTCACCAACCTTTATCTTCTCTGCTAAATCCTGCTCTTCTTTATCTGAAAGAAGCTGCTCGTTAGCTATATCTTCTATGTATTTCTCGTTTGAAGTCATAAAAAAGTGTTGTGGTAGAATATTATTATATAGGGTTATACCTGCTGTGAATGGTTCTTGTTGTTCTTCTTTTTCTTGACATACCACTTAACAAGGAAGTAAAAACAAACAACAATTACCAAGAAGATAAGACCAAACTTAATATACTCTCCATACTCTAAAATCTTCTCTTGGAGCTGATCTTCTGGTACAAAAGAGTGCATGTAATGTCCTAAAAGTGCAAGAATAGTGTGCCATGAGGCTGCACCTATAGTAGTATAAAGCAAGAACTTCCAGTAGCTCATCTTCGCCAATCCTGCTGGAATGGAGATAAGATGGCGAATACCTGGCAAGAGACGGCCAGTGATTGTAGCCACCATACCATGCTCATCGAAGTATCGTTCGCTCTTTTCAACTTTCTCTTGATTCAATAAACACAAGTGTCCCCACTTACTATTGGCAAACTTATAGATGATAGGGCGACCAAGATACCATCCTGCAAGATAGTTAATAGTTGCACCAACGTCTGCTCCTAAAGTGGAGAAAAGAATTACCAACCATATATCAAGGTTGCCTGCGGCAGCATGATAGGCAGCTGGGGCAACAACTAATTCTGATGGTACAGGGATAACCGTACTTTCAAGAAGCATCAAAATAAAGATGGTGCCATAGTTGAGATGTCCGAGCATGGATGTGATAAAACTCATAATGATATGTTATTAATTATAATTCTGTTTGTTATAAAATACGAATATTGGGGTAGTCTTGTGGGCTTGTTCCTTCTGGATAGAGGTCTGATAGTACCTCTATACTCTCCTCTGGATTCCTTTCAACGGCTTGTCGCAAGTATATATTGAACTCCTTTTTTAGCTTTAATTCATAACAACAGCGTGCGAGGTATGCGAAGCCGATGTCCCAGTCGTCATCCATTTCAGGCAATAACGTACTAAAGATGTTGTAAGCATATTCGACATATCCATTGTCAAAGGTCGAAATACCAATGTGGATGAGTGTCAGACTCTTGCTCTGTGTTTCTGCTAAAGCCAAATGATAATATCGTTGCGCTTCTGAAGCATTGCCCTGCATGAGATGTATATGTCCGATAGTAACATCAACGACAGTTGTATCTTGATTATGGCAGAGTTTCTTATAACGCTCGTAGTACTTCAGAGATTCCTCATAATTCCCAAGTGTAAAGAGTCCGTTGGCCTTGTTGAGGATAGCTTCTTCATCATCAGGGTTGATAGCTATGGAGTATTCACTTGATGTGATTGAATCCTTTATGTCATTCCTTAAAAGCTGATTCTGGGCTAACTGATTCCAATAAGGACCAGAATAAGGGTTGGTATCAAGTAACTCATTGAGAATGGATTCACTCTCTTTATACTTCCCACGGCTCTTGAGAAGACGCGCACGAAGTTCCTTATAATCGTTATCTTCTGTCTTTGTTGAGCGGCTCAACCATTTCTCTACATATTCATTTTCTTCATAATCGGAAAAGAGAGCAGCAACATCAAGGACATAATCCTCGCGGTCTTCTTGTGAGATAACCTCGTCATACTGATTTTGAAGGAAGTCATCTGCTTCGTCTGCCTTATTATCAACAATCATAATTTCAGCCTTAAGATAGAGATAATCTAAGTCACTCTTATCAACAATCATCTCTGCAATCTCGTTAGCAAGCTCTGGGTCTTCGTCGATGAATAATGCTAAACGTGCCTTGAAAGCAAGTGGAGTAGTGGCTGTTGGATACAAGCGGGTGGCATAATCGATAGCGTCTAAAGCATTGTTATCCTCACCAATATAGTGGTAATATTCAGCAACATCAGTCAGTTCCTCTGGGTCGAGGAACTCGCTGATGTTGTCTTTTTGCAGTTCCTCATATCTATGAAGGACTTGCTTGAATTTATCACTCTGATAGTATATATCCAAATCTTACTTTACTTTAGTTATGCTTTGGCCTTCTTTGCCCAAGTATCTTTCAAGCCAACAGTCTTATTAAACACGAGGTGGTCAGCTGTTGTATCTGGGTCAAGCATGAAGTAACCAGTACGCTGGAACTGTAGGTAATCACCCGGTTTCTTCTCAGCGAGATACTGTTCAACGTAGCACTCTGTGTGTACAGTAAGGCTTTCTGGATTGAGAAGCTCACGGAAATCACGCTCATCAGCAGCAGGATTCTCTACGTTGAACAAGCGGTCGTACTCACGTACCTCTGCCTTTAAGCAGTGGTCAGCGCTAACCCAGTGGAGAGTACCTTTCACCTTACGGTCAGCACCCTGCATACCACTCTTGCTGTCAGCATCATATTCTGCTTGAATCTCAATGATATTGCCCTCAGCATCCTTAGTACAACCAGTACACTTAACGATGTAAGCGTTCTTCAATCTCACTTCCTTACCTGGAGACATACGGAAGAATTTCTTTGGAGCATCCTCCATAAAGTCAGCACGTTCAATCCAAAGATTCTTTGAGAAGGTGATAGTGTGTGAACCATCTGCCTCATTCTCTGGGTTGTTAATAGCCTCCATCTCCTCAGTCTTTCCTTCTGGATAGTTGGTAATAACAAGTTTTACAGGGTCGAGAACAGCGCTAACACGTGTAGCCTTCTTGTTCAAGTCGTCACGTACAGCAGCCTCCAACAACGCTACATCATTGAGTGCATCGAACTTAGTATAGCCAATAGAGTCGATGAAGTTACGGATAGACTCTGGAGAGTAACCACGACGACGCATACCACAGAGTGTCGGCATTCGTGGATCATCCCATCCCTTGACGTGATGTTCATCAACCAATGTATGAAGTTTACGCTTTGACATTACTGTATAAGTAAGGTTCAAGCGGTTGAACTCTATCTGTCGTGGGCGGTTATCTGATAGGTTGTCATCGGTGCCATCACTTTCTTTTAAGAAGTCAATAAACTTATCATAGAGAGGACGGTGAGGCACAAACTCGAGTGTACAGATAGAGTGGGTAACACCCTCAAAGTAGTCACTCTGTCCGTGTGCAAAGTCATACATTGGGTAACAATGCCACTTTGTACCTGTGCGATGATGTGGAATCTGAATGATTCGATATATGATTGGATCACGGAAATGCATGTTAGGATTAGCCATATCGAGCTTTGCACGAAGTACCATGCTTCCCTCAACAGCCTCTGGTGTGTTCATCTGCTCAAACAAAGCAAGGCTTTCCTCGATAGGACGATCACGGTATGGTGATGCTGTACCAGGCGTTGTTGGTGTACCTTTCTGTGTTGCAATCTGCTCAGAAGTCTGCTCGTCAACATATGCCAAGCCCTTCTTAATCATCCAAACAGCAAAGTCCCATAACTTCTCAAAGTAATCACTTGCATAATAAATGTTACCCCATTTGAAGCCAAGCCAGCTAATATCATGAAGGATATTCTCTACATATTCGTTGTTCTCCTTGCTTGGGTTTGTATCATCAAAACGAAGATTACAAATTCCCTTATAGTTTTCAGCTACACCAAAGTCCATGCAAATCGCTTTCGCATGACCAATATGAAGATAGCCATTTGGCTCTGGTGGGAAACGTGTCTGAATACGTCCTCCGTTCTTACCCTTTGCGAGGTCTTCCTCTACCAGTTGTTCTACGAAGCTCAAGCTACGCTTCTCCTCATTGGTGTTGTTCTCTATCGTAGTCATATTTTCCTATTTATTATTATGCTGCAAAGTTACTCATTTTTTCTTGTTTATGATGCACTTTGTTCTAAATAATAATGTATATTCTTTTATGCAGTTTGAATTTAGTCATGCAAAATACTTCCCGAGTAATGTTTTATAATGTTTTATACATTTTCCGTAACGAAATAAAACGATTTTTCTTTATCTTTTTAAAGTGTTTAATAAAAGTGAATCTGAATGGCTTTCAGCGATAGGTGTATGTGTGATAACAAATGTTTCATTATTAATAAAAAAGTTGTATAAAAGTTTGCACATATAAAAATAATGCCCTATCTTTGCAAACGTTATCCTGAATACAATCTTTTTACCTTAAAGAAACTAATACCTATTGAGATTGAATGCCCATCGCTGTGAAGCGTAGGGCATTTTTATTTTTAGTAACTTTTTGGTTCTGTAATTTTGTTTACAGTATTTTGTAGATTCGTTTTAGGTTTCTTAGACAAAGTCTTATATTTTTCTTTATAGTTCTTTTAAGCGGTTCTCTGATTTATACTTAGGTGTGATTGTGACTATTCAAAGTATATTTTAACGCTTCGTTCCAACCTTTTATTATTCATTTTGTTGTAGAATTGTAACTGACAAGAAAAAAAAGATATTCGGAAACAACACAAAAACAAGAATTCCTGAAACATTGTGGACTAATGACCGATTTGGTTTTAATCCACCTACCTAATTGTTTGTATTTTTTTCAATATTCCCTTATCATCTTGTAGTTTGTCATATAGATATTGTAACTTTGCATAAAACTTAATTAGAATGAAGAATATATTAAAAGAACTACAACGTAAGGACCACCCACGTGTGTTGGGTGCCTTAGATATATTTAAATTTATTGGTCCCGGTTTGTTGGTGACCGTAGGCTTTATCGACCCAGGAAACTGGGCAAGTAACTTTGCTGCTGGTTCAGAGTATGGCTATGCATTGTTATGGGTAGTAACCCTTTCAACAATTATGCTTATAGCTTTACAGCATAATGTTGCTCATCTTGGAATTGTGACAGGACTTTGTCTCAGTGAGGCAGCAGTTAAGTATGCACCTAAATGGATAGGTCGTCCTATCATCTTGAGTGCAATTCTTGCCAGTATCTCTACCTCTTTAGCAGAGATTCTTGGTGGTGCGATTGCGCTACAAATGCTCTTTGGCATTAGTATTCCTACAGGCTCTGTCTTAACAACAGTGGCTGTGTTGATAATGCTTTTTACGAATAGCTATAAGAAGATGGAACGTGCCATCATTGGCTTTGTGTCAATGATAGGTCTTTCGTTTGTTTATGAACTCTTTCTCGTTGATATTCATTGGCCTGCAGCTATTGAGGGAGCATTCGTTCCAACAGTCCCACAAGGTTCTCTCTTGATTATCATGAGTGTGTTGGGAGCGGTTGTGATGCCTCATAATCTTTTCCTTCACTCTGAGATTGTACAGAGTCGCGAGATCTATTTGGAGGGTGACGAACGTATCCGTCACATGTTAAAGTATGAGTTTGTCGACACACTTTTCTCAATGATTGTGGGTTGGGCTATCAACTCTGCGATGATTCTCTTGGCAGCAAGTACGTTCTTCTCTCATGGTCAGCATGTTGATGAACTGTCTCAGGCGCAAGCAATGCTACAGCCACTTTTGGGTAATAATGCTGCGAATATATTTGCTATTGCCTTACTTTTAGCGGGTATTTCAAGTACGATAACCAGTGGAATGGCTGCGGGTAGTATCTTCTCTGGACTTTTTGGTGAGTCATATAATGCAAAAGATACGCACTCTATTGCTGGAATTGTCCTCTCATTAGGTATTGCCCTTCTGATGATATTCTTTATTGGTGACCCATTTAAGGGATTGATTATCTCACAGATGTTCCTTTCTGTCCAACTTCCTTTCACCGTTTTCTTACAAGTCGGTCTGACATCTTCCAAGCGTGTGATGGGTAAGTATGCCAATAGTAAGTTGAATATGGTCTTCCTTTACTCGTTAGCGGGCATCGTCACCTTACTTAATATATGGCTCTTGATAGAGAGTATATCATAGTGGTGATGTCTTGCGAGGTGGAATATTGTAAAATAAATTCACATCTTAAAAATGAATAGATGCTTAATTGCGTTCCAATTGGGCGTTAATTGAGGTCCAAAAGGGCGTTAATTGCCATGCAACTAACGCCCTTTTGCAATGCAATTAAGCACCTTTTATGATGTGCTTTTGCAACTCTTTGATGCCCTGATGGTTATGAATGCAGTCTTTTTTGATGTTTCCAAGGTAGAAGAAGTTTCTTTCCTCTCTTTTTGTGTAATGATTTTTCAAATCAGCTATAAGCGTTTTACTCCTATAAAAACCAACTTCTAAGGATTAATCCCACATTACATAATATAAAGAAGACGGGAATGATACAACCATACCATTCCCGTCTTTTATGTTATTTGCTATTAATCTTAGATAGACTTATAGCCGTTCGTACTGTTATGTGCAAGCAAGTCTTTCAGATTTAGCTCTCTGCCACCATGTGCTTCGTAAGCTTCTCTCATTTCTTCCTCGCCCTCAGCCTCTTCTTCAGAGTGAACGAATGTAACGCACTTGTCTTTAAGTTCTGCAACTACCCAGCCAATCAGTGCGATGATTAGCAGTGCAATCAGTCCTGTCATTGGAGTTATCATAATTGATTTGTTTTTTATTTCTGATGCAAAATTACATTAAGTTTCGGAAAGGACCAAATAATCTGTTAGTTTTTAGTAACTTTGCAGTATTAAACGTGAGAAGTAAGAGGTATAGATTTATAGTATTCTTGATTATAATACTTATTTTTATTCCTGTTCAATCTGTTTATAGTACTAATGATAAGGAAGTTCTAAACATAATATATTAATGAAGAAGATCTTTTTATGTTCATATTTTGCTGAGGTTGCTTCAATTTTATCCGAATCTGTTTCAGTTCCGTTGAGAGGCAAGACAGTAGCATTTATCCCTACAGCAAGCATTCATGAAGCGTATACACAATATGTGGAAGAAGCCAGAGTGGCATTTGATTCTCTTGGACTTATTGTTAAGGAATTAGAAATTACTCAATGTAGTAAGAATGAAATAGAAGAGGTCTTGACAAGCTGCGACTGTATCTATGTATCGGGTGGCAATACGTTTTTTCTCTTGCAGGAATTGAGGAGAACTGGGATTGACAGGTGTATCATAGAGCAGGTGGAGCAAGGAAAACTATATATTGGGGAATCTGCTGGAGCGATGATACTTGCTCCCAACATTGAATATGCAAAGGGTATGGATGACTGTTATTCGCGGGTGTCAGGAATGGAGGATTTTGTTGGTCTTGGACTTGTTGGATTCTATCCTGTCGTACATTTCGATAGTTTTCCTTTTGAAAAGGCTGCACGGGAAGTTGTCAACAAGAATAGCCATCTTCCCTTGAAGATTATTACAAATCAGCAAGCTATTGCTGTTGTGGGAAATAATATCGTAATAAAAGAAAGAAAATAATTTTTATTGGCTGAGATAATTGGCTGAGCTGTTTATTTTATGCTGTACTATACTATAAAAGGATGACAAGAAAAGAAAGATATGATTATGCACTGAGTTATTTTCGCAAGAATGTTGGGCATGTTTCGACTGAGCTAAATTTTGGTTCGGCATTCCAACTTCTTTGTGCGACACTCCTTTCTGCTCAGTGTACGGATAAGCGAATCAATGCGATAACACCAGAATTGTTCCGTCATTATCCAGATGCAAAGGCGATGGCAGAGGCTACAGCCGATGAGATATTTGAGTATGTGAAGAGTGTTTCTTACCCCAATTCAAAGGCAAAACATTTAGTTGAGATGTCGAAGATGTTGGTTGAGAAATTTGATGGTGAGGTGCCTTCTGATCCTAATGCCCTCGTTACGCTGCCTGGAGTAGGGCGTAAGACGGCAAATGTTATTCAAGCAGTGTGGTTTGGTAAGCCAACACTTGCTGTCGATACGCATGTCTACCGTGTCAGTCATCGTTTGGGGCTGGTTCCTTCAACAGCTAACACGCCTCGTAAGGTTGAGGATTATCTGATGAAGAATATCCCTACAGAGGAGGTCTCGGATGCCCACCATTGGATATTGCTTCATGGACGTTATGTTTGCAAGAGTGCTAAGCCTGATTGTGAGCATTGTCCTTTTGATAGTATTTGCCCAAAGCTGTTAGAGAATAGTAAGTTGTAGGATAGGATAGTTGACGAGTTAACGAGTTTACAAGTTAACGAGTTAATTGATGGTAGGTTTATAGTTGACGGTTGACGAGTTAACAAGTGAATGAATTGATAGTGTAAAATTAAACAAGATAAAACGCAAAAGATTATGAATACAAAGAAGATAATACACTTCTTGAAAGGTATTGCTGCGAACAATAATAAGCAATGGTTTCAGGAGCATAAGGCTGAATACGATGAGGTGAAGGCTGATTTTGAGAACGGAGTTGACCAAATAATATCTTGTTTGGCAACCTTTGATGATGAGGTTTCACACTTGACGGCAAAGGATTGTACCTATCGTTTTTATCGTGATATACGTTTCTCACCTGATAAGAGTCCGTATAAACGTCACTTGGGTGCATACATCTGTGCACGTGGTAGAAAGGCTTTGCGTGGTGGTTATTATATACATCTTCAGCCAGGCAACTGCTTGGTTGCTGTGGGATGCTATTGGTTGCCTACGAATATATTGACTTCATGTCGCAATGAAATCATGGCAAACATTGATGAATGGCTCAAGCATGTAGAGAATGAGGAGTTTATCGATTTGTTTGGACGACCTAATGAAGGTGAATGGACCGACGATAAAGTCAGTAAGAGAGGCTTTGGACTTGCAGCTTTAAAGACTGTTCCAAAGGGATTCCCAAAAGATTATGAGCATCTTCAGTATCTTCGAATGAAGGATTATTGCTGTTGGGTGTCTGTGCCCGATGACTTCTTCGAGGGCGATGGCTGGATTGAGCAGTTAGAACATATCTGTAAGACAGGTAAGCCTATGATGGACTTTATTAATAATGTGGTAGATGATTATGAATAAAAACAAATAAGAGGGTGTGTCAAAATGCAAATATCATTTTGATGATCTTACAGTTTGAAACAATCCAATAAAAAATGACCATTTCTATACTCGATTTTGAGTAAAGAAATGGTCTTTTCTTTGCCTTTAGAAGAATCCTACTTATAGATTGAAAGTTGTCAAGTTATTAATTTGCATTTTGACACACCCTCTTATTTTTATATGTACTAAAACGCTTTGGCTAATGAACCCATTAGTCAAAGAGATAATAGATTACTTCTTTCTCAACTCTTCAAGACTTGCCTTCAAAGCGGCAATCTTCTCTTCAGAGTCACTCTGCTTCTTGCGCTCACGTTCGATAACAGCTTCAGGTGCATTTGCTACGAACTTCTCGTTTGAGAGTTTCTTCTTGATACCTGTGAGGAAACCTTCAAGATGCTTGAGCTCCTTCTCCTGCTTCTCAATCTCAGCTGCAACGTCAATCAAGTCGCCCACTGGTACAGCGAAACTATCGGTACCAACCATGAAACCTGATGCGTCACCACTCTTCTCAGTTACCACTTCAATAGCCTTCAAGTTAGCCATCTTAATGATTACACTGTTGTAAGCCTCGTAGTTGTTCTGACCGATTACGTTCAAGTCGAGCTCAACCTTTGGAGCAATGTTCTTCTGGTTGCGTACGGCTCTTACACCGCTGACAATCGCCTTAACCTGCTCAATAGCCTCGATGAGCTTTAATTCCTCCTTGCTTGGTGCATCAAGTTTGAGTTCGTCACGCATGATGCTCTCGTTATCCTTGCGCTCATAGATGTGCTGCCACAACTCCTCAGTAATGAAAGGCATGAATGGATGCAACATCTTCAAGAGTGAATTGAAGAATTTAAGGGTTGCTTCGTAGGTGAGCTTGTCGATTGGTTTGCCGTATTCTGGCTTAATCATCTCCAAGTACCAGCTTGAGAACTCGTCCCAGAAGAGGCGGTAAACAGTCATCAAAGCTTCTGAAATACGATAGCTCTTGAACTGCTCGTTCATCTCAGCATTTACTTCCTTCAACTTCGCTTCGAACCATTCAACAGCAATCTTGTTTGCCAATGGCTGCTCAGCATCAGTTGTCTCCCAACCTTGAACGAGGCGGAAGGCATTCCAAATCTTATTGTTGAAGTTACGTCCTTGTTCGCAAAGTGTCTCGTCGAAGAGGATGTCATTACCTGCAGGTGCAGAGAGCATCATACCCATACGAACACCATCAGCACCATACTTCTCGATGAGCATGATCGGGTCTGGTGAGTTACCAAGACTCTTACTCATCTTACGTCCGAGCTTATCACGTACAATACCTGTGAAGTAGACATGCTTGAATGGGAACTTACCACGATACTCATAGCCTGCCATAATCATACGTGCTACCCAGAAGAAGATAATGTCTGGACCAGTAACAAGGTCGCTGGTAGGGTAGTAGTAGTTGATTTCTTCGTTGTCAGGGTTGTTGATTCCATCGAAGACAGAGATTGGCCACAACCAACTTGAGAACCAAGTATCCATGCAATCGCTCTCTTGTTCAAGGTCGGCAGCTGTTACAGAAGGATTAATCTCCTGTGCCAACTTCAATGCTTCTTCAGTAGTTTCTGCCAC contains the following coding sequences:
- a CDS encoding tetratricopeptide repeat protein — translated: MDIYYQSDKFKQVLHRYEELQKDNISEFLDPEELTDVAEYYHYIGEDNNALDAIDYATRLYPTATTPLAFKARLALFIDEDPELANEIAEMIVDKSDLDYLYLKAEIMIVDNKADEADDFLQNQYDEVISQEDREDYVLDVAALFSDYEENEYVEKWLSRSTKTEDNDYKELRARLLKSRGKYKESESILNELLDTNPYSGPYWNQLAQNQLLRNDIKDSITSSEYSIAINPDDEEAILNKANGLFTLGNYEESLKYYERYKKLCHNQDTTVVDVTIGHIHLMQGNASEAQRYYHLALAETQSKSLTLIHIGISTFDNGYVEYAYNIFSTLLPEMDDDWDIGFAYLARCCYELKLKKEFNIYLRQAVERNPEESIEVLSDLYPEGTSPQDYPNIRIL
- a CDS encoding DedA family protein, with translation MSFITSMLGHLNYGTIFILMLLESTVIPVPSELVVAPAAYHAAAGNLDIWLVILFSTLGADVGATINYLAGWYLGRPIIYKFANSKWGHLCLLNQEKVEKSERYFDEHGMVATITGRLLPGIRHLISIPAGLAKMSYWKFLLYTTIGAASWHTILALLGHYMHSFVPEDQLQEKILEYGEYIKFGLIFLVIVVCFYFLVKWYVKKKKNNKNHSQQV
- a CDS encoding esterase-like activity of phytase family protein, with protein sequence MVMKLKLKHILFFVFCFPFTLFAQAQQLVRLNPQHYFQRTVPKGNYSGLTWLGGDRYAVVSDKMSESGFFRFRIQIDSVSGDIKDVVNEGFQSSGELNKDEEGIAFFPKDSTLFISREADNSILEYGMNGKLTGRKLAIPSVFSTATPAYSFEALTYNAHTHRFWTTSESTLKIDGEQANAKNQVKNRLRFQSFDDSFVPQEQYAYLMDAAEIHPSVSNYAMGVPAMAALDDGKLLVLEREFVVTSSKIGSFVENKIYCVDPSKSMTISQEKALDTDSPYMQKTLIATWKTSLGLLRQNLANYEGMCLGPRLADGSQVVVLCADSQDQYGGVLRDWFRTIIIR
- a CDS encoding sigma-70 family RNA polymerase sigma factor, whose protein sequence is MTSNEKYIEDIANEQLLSDKEEQDLAEKIKVGDARALEKLTKANLKFVVSLAHQYHNRGLGEDDLISEGNIGMMYAAQKFDGSKGVRFVVFAAPYIRKAMEEAIKEQATLYKLPKNETSRFEQKRSHAISIDQPVPVGSNNNFTLQHILENENAKHADEHLNQEILSNEIQKGLDVLDEREKRVITYIYGLTGAHYTMAEIAEDMGLKRERVRQIRDKALRKLHKKMK
- a CDS encoding mannose-1-phosphate guanylyltransferase — its product is MAQTDNHLVIMAGGVGGRFWPMSTADCPKQFIDVLGVGRSLIQLTYDRFAGVVPSDNMWVVTNQKYVSLVHEQLPEIPLNHILSEPCRRNTAPCIAYVSWRIKKENPKANIVVSPSDHIVTNEAEFKRVISNCLKFTAETDAVVTLGMKPTRPETGYGYIQADLSTASARNREIYRVDQFREKPDLPTAEQYIKQNNFFWNAGIFIWSASTIVNAFRIYQPSIARIFERIMDVLDTADEQRVIDEVYPECENISVDYAIMEKAEEIFVCPADFGWSDLGTWGSLLAQTQHDIYGNAVIGNDVHLFDSKNCIVHTTEERKVVIQGLDGYIVAEQDGKLLICRLSEEQRLKQFTGEG